In a single window of the Salvelinus namaycush isolate Seneca chromosome 18, SaNama_1.0, whole genome shotgun sequence genome:
- the LOC120063574 gene encoding P2Y purinoceptor 2-like, with amino-acid sequence MNSTMLPLDNITANSSLCTVEPQHISITVFLLLVFLVGFFLNSFSLWVFCCRIPQWSSGAVLQFHLAVSDAIITPVAPFMATYFVMGSHWPFGAFLCKLKIALLIIHFYGSILFLTLISIHRYVAVVQFKQGSCMKRKAFVQKLCAGVWLVLLAKGIACFYFFNTGQVGNRTQCLSIHQRDYIETYFAINFVLLTLGFLMPFSVAVTCYVQIARSVSRININTFKGHGIKAKSRKMVAMCLVIFGLCFMPLNVIRTVAVVLKKYFPEQCILLQVETSYYFSWILAGANCCLDPLLYSFGSHNFVKAIHRSLRKFDVKFKEDPATNDQISYNAAIDSPSIVLEHKENMSTPSI; translated from the coding sequence ATGAACAGCACAATGCTGCCTCTGGACAACATTACAGCCAACAGCAGTCTTTGTACAGTGGAACCCCAGCATATCTCCATCACTGTTTTCCTCCTCCTGGTCTTCCTGGTTGGTTTCTTCCTCAACAGTTTCAGTCTGTGGGTCTTCTGCTGCCGTATACCACAGTGGAGCTCTGGTGCCGTCTTGCAGTTTCATTTGGCTGTCAGTGATGCTATCATCACACCAGTTGCACCATTTATGGCAACATACTTTGTCATGGGTAGCCACTGGCCCTTTGGAGCTTTTCTGTGCAAGTTGAAGATTGCCCTGCTGATCATTCACTTTTATGGCAGTATCCTGTTCCTCACACTCATCAGCATTCATCGATATGTGGCAGTGGTCCAGTTTAAACAAGGCTCCTGCATGAAACGAAAGGCGTTTGTTCAGAAGCTGTGTGCTGGAGTCTGGCTGGTTTTGCTGGCTAAGGGGATTGCCTGTTTCTACTTCTTTAACACAGGCCAAGTGGGAAACCGCACACAATGTCTTAGCATTCATCAGCGAGATTACATTGAGACTTACTTTGCCATCAACTTCGTTTTGCTCACCCTTGGGTTCCTAATGCCTTTCTCAGTGGCAGTGACGTGCTATGTTCAGATAGCAAGATCAGTGTCTCGTATCAATATCAACACGTTTAAGGGCCATGGTATTAAGGCCAAGTCCCGTAAAATGGTGGCCATGTGTCTGGTGATATTTGGACTGTGCTTCATGCCTTTGAACGTGATACGCACTGTGGCTGTCGTGTTAAAGAAGTACTTTCCAGAACAATGCATCCTTCTGCAGGTGGAGACCTCATACTATTTTTCCTGGATTTTGGCTGGAGCAAACTGCTGTCTGGACCCATTGCTTTACAGTTTTGGATCACACAATTTTGTCAAGGCTATTCATAGGTCTCTCAGAAAATTTGATGTCAAGTTCAAAGAAGACCCTGCCACAAATGACCAGATCAGCTACAATGCTGCTATTGATTCTCCCTCCATTGTATTAGAACACAAGGAAAACATGTCCACACCCAGCATTTGA
- the LOC120062703 gene encoding arrestin domain-containing protein 1-like, which translates to MGNMGKLQEFDITFKDNKVVYSPGDAVSGTLKITTAQALLFKDIKVNCRGFCGVTGKMDDTAWTVEEQYFSSTLSVADKGTLKEGDHSFPFKFLIPASLPTSFEGNYGKIMYRVRAFIDTSRFSKDYKTEKPFYLLRILDLNEVPDIHGPSSSSVTKTFTYLLGVKTGTVVLKAQSDMKGYTPGQVIKLTTEIDNRSGKTTGTVVARLMQKVTYQTKKPTIDLRTLVQVEGAGVKADKQAEWKEQIIVPPLRQSSMVDCGLINMEYFIKISLKSPVVSFLLPIHIGNISVDTTSAQRSRPPPQTPDPLCSSAKPTELENSSRSEPSSHNQGPPTTTPARRPAPKPAPRIRVSTSSPSAPPAASPSAPPAEMDYLANSMPTLYPLLPPEYSTSTLPHEAPPSYAKSCSSNT; encoded by the exons ATGGGAAACATGGGAAAACTGCAAGAATTTGACATCACTTttaaggacaataaagttgtTTATAGTCCTGGAGATGCCGTTTCAGGCACGCTGAAAATTACAACCGCCCAAGCGCTACTATTTAAAG ATATCAAGGTGAATTGCCGAGGCTTCTGTGGTGTCACCGGCAAGATGGACGACACAGCCTGGACAGTGGAAGAGCAGTACTTCAGCAGCACGCTCTCTGTGGCAGATAAAG GAACCCTGAAAGAGGGAGATCACAGTTTTCCATTCAAGTTTCTCATTCCAG CCTCTCTTCCCACATCCTTTGAAGGGAACTATGGAAAAATTATGTACAGAGTGAGGGCTTTCATCGACACTTCTCGCTTCTCTAAGGACTATAAGACTGAGAAGCCTTTCTACCTGCTGAGGATCCTCGACCTCAACGAAGTGCCTGACATCCAT GGACCTAGTTCATCTTCCGTTACTAAGACGTTCACCTACCTGCTGGGGGTGAAGACAGGAACGGTGGTGCTGAAGGCCCAGAGTGACATGAAGGGCTACACCCCTGGTCAGGTCATCAAGCTGACCACAGAGATTGACAACCGGTCTGGGAAAACCACGGGGACTGTGGTGGCCCGTCTCATGCAG AAAGTGACTTACCAGACGaagaagcctaccattgacttgAGGACTTTAGTGCAGGTGGAAGGTGCTGGGGTGAAGGCTGACAAACAGGCTGAGTGGAAGGAGCAGATTATTGTACCTCCTCTGCGCCAGTCATCTATGGTTGACTGTGGCCTAATAAACATGGAATACTTTATTAAA ATCTCTCTGAAATCTCCCGTGGTGTCATTTTTGTTGCCCATCCACATTGGAAACATCTCAGTGGACACCACGTCAGCACAGCGCTCCAGACCACCTCCCCAGACCCCTGATCCTCTTTGCTCCTCTGCCAAGCCTACCGAGCTAGAAAACAGCAGCCGCTCTGAGCCATCCTCCCATAACCAAGGACCTCCTACTACTACCCCTGCCCGCCGCCCAGCCCCAAAACCTGCACCCAGGATCAGAGTCTCTACTTCTTCCCCCAGCGCCCCGCCAGCTGCCTCCCCCAGTGCCCCTCCAGCTGAGATGGACTATCTGGCCAACTCCATGCCCACCCTCTACCCACTACTACCGCCAGAGTACAGCACCTCCACACTCCCACATG aagcTCCTCCCAGCTATGCCAAGAGCTGTAGCAGCAACACATAA